In the genome of Streptomyces pactum, one region contains:
- the leuE gene encoding leucine efflux protein LeuE — MLGITDLSTYLAGLALIILLPGPNSLYVVSVAARRGPRVGYRAAAGVLCGDTVLMVLSAGGVASLLQGSPLLFSIVKYAGAGYLSWLAVGMLRGAWKLWRQRAARTGVPNAAALAGEAAADAAPAAGGPAERPYRRALVISLLNPKAILFFVSFFVQFVDPEYAHPALSFLALGAWAQLFSFTYLTILIFTGSHLAATFRRRKRLTAGLSAAAGTAFLGFAAKLSLTSAA, encoded by the coding sequence ATGCTGGGGATAACCGATCTCTCGACCTATCTGGCCGGCCTCGCGCTGATCATCCTGCTGCCCGGGCCGAACTCGCTGTACGTGGTCTCCGTCGCGGCCCGGCGCGGACCGCGCGTCGGCTACCGCGCGGCCGCCGGCGTGCTCTGCGGCGACACCGTGCTGATGGTGCTCTCGGCGGGCGGGGTCGCCTCGCTGCTCCAGGGCAGCCCGCTGCTGTTCTCGATCGTGAAGTACGCCGGCGCCGGCTACCTCAGCTGGCTGGCGGTGGGGATGCTGCGCGGCGCCTGGAAGCTGTGGCGGCAGCGGGCCGCCCGCACCGGGGTGCCGAACGCGGCCGCCCTCGCCGGGGAGGCCGCGGCGGACGCCGCACCGGCGGCCGGCGGCCCCGCCGAGCGTCCGTACCGCCGGGCCCTGGTGATCAGTCTGCTCAACCCGAAGGCGATCCTCTTCTTCGTCTCCTTCTTCGTGCAGTTCGTGGACCCGGAGTACGCGCACCCGGCGCTGTCCTTCCTGGCCCTGGGCGCCTGGGCGCAGCTGTTCAGCTTCACCTACCTGACGATCCTGATCTTCACCGGTTCCCACCTGGCGGCGACCTTCCGCCGCCGGAAGCGGCTGACGGCGGGGCTGTCGGCGGCGGCCGGCACGGCGTTCCTCGGCTTCGCCGCGAAGCTGTCCCTCACCAGCGCGGCCTGA
- a CDS encoding sodium-translocating pyrophosphatase: MAGPLTPHQLDFSSSLAAAELTAGNRAIVLVIAGVALAAIAVGVVLVRQVLAAGEGTDAMKKIAAAVQEGANAYLARQLRTLAGFAVVVFFLLMLLPADDWAQRLGRSLFFLVGAVFSAATGYLGMWLAVRSNVRVAAAAREATPAATVPADSGGVSPAVPPAAPDLTAVSHKAMKIAFRTGGVVGMFTVGLGLLGAACVVLVYAADAPKVLEGFGLGAALIAMFMRVGGGIFTKAADVGADLVGKVEQGIPEDDPRNAATIADNVGDNVGDCAGMAADLFESYAVTLVAALILGKVAFGDAGLAFPLLVPAIGVVTAMIGIFAVAPRRADRSGMSAINRGFFISAAISLVLVAVAVFVYLPSSYADLDGVTDHEILAHEGDPRVLALVAVAIGIVLAALIQQLTGYFTETSRRPVRDIGKTSLTGPATVVLSGISIGLESAVYSAVLIGLGVYGAFLLGGTSIMLALFAVALAGTGLLTTVGVIVAMDTFGPVSDNAQGIAEMSGDVEGAGAQVLTDLDAVGNTTKAITKGIAIATAVLAAAALFGSYRDAIAEAVADVNADVTGEMNLSLDISQPNNLVGLVLGAAVVFLFSGLAINAVSRSAGAVVFEVRRQFREKPGIMDHTEQPEYGRVVDICTKDALRELATPGLLAVMAPITVGFALGIGALGSFLAGAIGAGTLMAVFLANSGGAWDNAKKLVEDGHHGGKGSEAHAATVIGDTVGDPFKDTAGPAINPLLKVMNLVALLIAPAVVKFSYGDDTSPGLRAGIAVLAALVIVGAVYVSKRRGIAVGDEGGAERVTQSADPAVVS, encoded by the coding sequence ATGGCGGGGCCTCTCACCCCTCATCAGCTTGACTTCTCATCATCTCTGGCCGCGGCGGAACTGACCGCCGGCAACCGTGCGATCGTGCTGGTGATCGCCGGTGTCGCGCTGGCGGCCATCGCCGTGGGCGTGGTGCTCGTACGGCAGGTGCTCGCCGCCGGCGAGGGCACGGACGCCATGAAGAAAATCGCGGCCGCCGTGCAGGAGGGGGCCAATGCCTATCTGGCCCGGCAACTGCGTACCCTCGCCGGATTCGCGGTGGTCGTCTTCTTCCTGCTCATGCTGCTGCCCGCGGACGACTGGGCGCAGCGGCTGGGCCGGTCCCTGTTCTTCCTGGTCGGCGCGGTATTCTCGGCGGCCACCGGTTATCTCGGAATGTGGCTGGCCGTCCGCAGCAATGTGCGCGTGGCCGCGGCCGCCCGTGAGGCGACCCCGGCCGCGACCGTCCCCGCAGATTCCGGAGGGGTTTCCCCCGCCGTCCCGCCGGCGGCACCGGATCTGACGGCGGTTTCCCACAAGGCCATGAAGATCGCCTTCCGCACCGGCGGGGTGGTCGGCATGTTCACCGTGGGGCTGGGGCTGCTCGGCGCCGCCTGCGTGGTGCTGGTGTACGCGGCCGACGCCCCCAAGGTGCTGGAGGGGTTCGGCCTGGGCGCCGCCCTCATCGCCATGTTCATGCGGGTCGGCGGCGGCATCTTCACCAAGGCCGCCGACGTCGGCGCGGACCTGGTCGGCAAGGTCGAGCAGGGCATCCCGGAGGACGACCCGCGCAACGCCGCGACCATCGCCGACAACGTGGGCGACAACGTCGGCGACTGCGCGGGCATGGCCGCCGACCTGTTCGAGTCGTACGCGGTCACGCTGGTCGCCGCGCTGATCCTCGGCAAGGTGGCGTTCGGCGACGCCGGGCTGGCCTTCCCGCTGCTCGTCCCCGCCATCGGCGTGGTCACCGCCATGATCGGCATCTTCGCGGTGGCCCCGCGCCGCGCCGACCGCAGCGGCATGTCCGCGATCAACCGGGGCTTCTTCATCTCGGCGGCGATCTCGCTGGTGCTGGTGGCCGTCGCGGTCTTCGTCTACCTGCCGTCCTCGTACGCGGACCTGGACGGTGTCACCGACCACGAGATCCTCGCCCACGAGGGCGACCCGCGGGTGCTGGCCCTGGTCGCGGTGGCCATCGGCATCGTGCTCGCCGCGCTCATCCAGCAGCTCACCGGCTACTTCACCGAGACCAGCCGGCGGCCGGTCCGGGACATCGGCAAGACCTCGCTCACCGGGCCCGCCACCGTGGTTCTCTCCGGCATCTCCATCGGGCTGGAGTCCGCGGTGTACTCGGCGGTGCTCATCGGGCTCGGCGTCTACGGCGCCTTCCTGCTCGGCGGCACCAGCATCATGCTGGCGCTGTTCGCCGTCGCCCTGGCCGGCACCGGGCTGCTCACCACCGTCGGCGTGATCGTGGCCATGGACACCTTCGGCCCGGTCTCCGACAACGCCCAGGGCATCGCCGAGATGTCCGGGGACGTGGAGGGCGCGGGCGCCCAGGTGCTCACCGACCTGGACGCGGTCGGCAACACGACCAAGGCCATCACCAAGGGCATCGCCATCGCCACCGCGGTGCTGGCCGCCGCGGCGCTGTTCGGCTCGTACCGGGACGCCATCGCCGAGGCGGTCGCCGACGTGAACGCGGACGTGACCGGGGAGATGAACCTGAGCCTGGACATCTCCCAGCCGAACAACCTGGTCGGGCTGGTCCTCGGCGCCGCCGTCGTCTTCCTCTTCTCCGGGCTGGCGATCAACGCGGTCTCCCGGTCGGCGGGCGCGGTGGTCTTCGAGGTCCGGCGGCAGTTCCGGGAGAAGCCCGGGATCATGGACCACACGGAGCAGCCGGAGTACGGGCGGGTGGTGGACATCTGCACCAAGGACGCGCTGCGTGAACTCGCCACCCCGGGCCTGCTGGCGGTGATGGCTCCCATCACGGTCGGCTTCGCACTGGGCATCGGCGCGCTCGGGTCCTTCCTGGCCGGCGCGATCGGCGCCGGCACCCTGATGGCCGTGTTCCTGGCGAACTCCGGCGGCGCCTGGGACAACGCGAAGAAGCTGGTGGAGGACGGCCACCACGGCGGCAAGGGCAGTGAGGCGCACGCCGCCACGGTCATCGGCGACACGGTCGGCGACCCGTTCAAGGACACCGCCGGGCCGGCCATCAACCCGCTGCTGAAGGTGATGAACCTGGTGGCGCTGCTGATCGCGCCCGCGGTGGTGAAGTTCTCCTACGGCGACGACACCAGCCCGGGGCTGCGCGCCGGGATCGCGGTCCTCGCCGCGCTGGTCATCGTCGGCGCGGTGTACGTGTCCAAGCGGCGCGGCATCGCGGTGGGCGACGAGGGCGGCGCCGAGCGGGTCACGCAGTCCGCCGACCCGGCGGTGGTGTCCTGA
- a CDS encoding small secreted protein, which yields MNKKLMAALSGGAALVLALSGCSDGDDGEKKVDAWAKEVCDAAQPQLKNILEASTAIEAVTDEQDPKKYQEASSTAYQKISDGYAALAKAVQKAGAPPVDGGEKSQTEAVKGLNAASQRYAALKTSVDELNTGDKGEFAQGLREIQEEPPKIVKAATTSMKNLQGGELGQAMAQQPGCQKVADSVSPAS from the coding sequence GTGAACAAGAAGCTCATGGCGGCACTGTCCGGCGGTGCGGCACTCGTACTGGCCCTGAGCGGATGCAGTGACGGCGACGACGGCGAGAAGAAGGTCGACGCCTGGGCCAAGGAGGTCTGCGACGCGGCACAGCCGCAGTTGAAGAACATCCTGGAGGCCAGCACGGCGATCGAGGCGGTGACCGACGAGCAGGACCCCAAGAAGTACCAGGAGGCCAGCTCGACGGCGTACCAGAAGATCTCCGACGGTTACGCGGCACTTGCCAAGGCGGTGCAGAAGGCCGGCGCCCCGCCCGTGGACGGGGGCGAGAAGAGCCAGACGGAGGCCGTCAAGGGGCTCAACGCGGCCTCCCAGCGCTACGCGGCCCTCAAGACCTCGGTCGACGAGCTGAACACCGGGGACAAGGGTGAGTTCGCCCAGGGCCTCCGGGAGATCCAGGAGGAGCCCCCGAAGATCGTGAAGGCGGCCACCACCTCCATGAAGAACCTGCAGGGCGGTGAGCTGGGCCAGGCGATGGCGCAGCAGCCGGGCTGCCAGAAGGTCGCGGACTCGGTCTCCCCGGCCTCCTGA